In Cellulomonas sp. Y8, the genomic stretch ATCGCGGGCAGCGCCGAGGCGTCGCCGGCGAGCAGGTGGTGGTCGGCGGTGAGGTCGGGGGTGTAGCCGCCGCCCGGGCCCACCACGACGACCTCGTCGCCGGGTGCCGCGGTGGCGGCCCACGGGCCCGCGATGCCGTCGGCGCCGTGCACGACCAGGTCGATCGTCAGGGTGAGCTCGAGGTCGTCGAACCCGCGGACGGTGTAGGTGCGCATCCGGGGCTGGTGCTCCGGCGGCAGGGCCGCGCGGGCGGCCTCCATGTCGACCCGGCCGTCGGGGGTGGTCCAGGCGGCGAGCACGTCGGCGCCGGAGGTCGTCGCGCCGACGCCCGGCAGGAACACCAGCTTGACGTAGGAGTCCGCGTGCGGGGACGGCGCGAAGCCGGCGACGCCGGGGCCGCCGAGGGTGATCCGGACCATCGCCGGGCTGAGGTGCTCGGCGCGCACGACGGTGGCGCGCAGGGCGGTCCGCGGCGGGCGGCGCGGGGTGGTCACGGGCTCGGTCGAGGTCACGCGGGGAGCACCTTCCAGTGGTTCGAGGTGCCGGACGGGTCGGCGTGCGGGGACGTGCGGCCCGGGGGCGTGGCCGGCGCGTCGGGTCGAGCGTAGGTGGTCGGCAGCGGCGCGTCACGCGGGGACGCGGCGCGTCTCACCGGCTGCCGTGCGCGCGGCCCCAGGTGTCGACGTCGGCGTTGAGCCGGGTGAGCAGCCGCGCGAGGTCGGCCCGGTCGTCCGCGGACCAGTGGTCGAGGACCTCGCCGTACAGCCGGGCGCGGACCTCGCGGGTGCGCTCGAGGCCCG encodes the following:
- a CDS encoding siderophore-interacting protein — protein: MTSTEPVTTPRRPPRTALRATVVRAEHLSPAMVRITLGGPGVAGFAPSPHADSYVKLVFLPGVGATTSGADVLAAWTTPDGRVDMEAARAALPPEHQPRMRTYTVRGFDDLELTLTIDLVVHGADGIAGPWAATAAPGDEVVVVGPGGGYTPDLTADHHLLAGDASALPAIAVALERLGGTASGHAVLEVHDQAEQQALHVPDGIALHWVHTGDAAPGARLVEAVRALPWPVGRVHAFVHGEAGSVRELRRYLRVERGLGKADLSISGYWRLGADDEGWRAGKRDWLRGIEDAEAAAGLD